In Leptospira kanakyensis, a genomic segment contains:
- a CDS encoding SH3 domain-containing protein gives MENFNYQLPEELYDNYKKFGYDGAGYFKDSIGIYIRKTRFPKETINYAIGFRNQKDLFLPKEVFLVFYFNDSELLMVSETIPYIHKSGDYSFAGAIHRIGRTYEYENGKLAKISCLDRNPDLNVAADISKKEYCGEIIHLDTQGNISNVTDSKNPCSYICNSRYMPYSQPGFYFTTVDQLKLRQSPSSKSDVIKSLPLDTKVQVIEDSFKAERLSSYVNGNWVKVILEDGKEGFLYGFYLRFENEPNLSLILQKAEEWKKKNGWKGK, from the coding sequence TTGGAAAATTTTAATTACCAACTCCCCGAAGAGCTCTATGATAATTATAAAAAGTTTGGCTATGATGGCGCAGGATACTTTAAAGATAGTATAGGAATATACATTCGAAAAACAAGATTTCCAAAGGAAACAATCAATTATGCTATTGGGTTTAGGAATCAAAAGGATCTATTTTTGCCAAAAGAAGTATTCCTTGTGTTTTATTTTAATGATTCAGAATTGCTTATGGTTTCTGAGACAATTCCGTATATTCATAAAAGTGGTGATTACAGTTTCGCTGGCGCAATTCATAGGATAGGGAGAACTTACGAATATGAAAATGGTAAGTTGGCAAAAATTTCATGTCTGGATAGAAACCCTGATTTGAATGTTGCAGCTGATATATCCAAAAAAGAATACTGTGGTGAGATCATACATTTAGACACGCAAGGAAATATTTCAAATGTGACGGATAGTAAAAACCCTTGTTCTTATATATGTAATAGTCGTTATATGCCTTATTCTCAGCCAGGATTTTATTTTACCACGGTGGATCAGCTTAAGTTAAGGCAATCTCCTTCTTCTAAATCAGACGTGATCAAGAGCCTTCCACTGGATACAAAAGTTCAAGTCATTGAAGACAGTTTTAAAGCTGAACGATTGAGTTCTTATGTAAATGGAAATTGGGTTAAAGTAATTCTAGAGGATGGGAAAGAAGGATTTCTTTATGGATTTTATCTTCGATTTGAGAATGAGCCGAACCTCAGTCTAATTTTACAGAAAGCAGAAGAGTGGAAGAAGAAAAATGGTTGGAAAGGGAAGTGA